One Clavibacter zhangzhiyongii genomic region harbors:
- a CDS encoding DUF2382 domain-containing protein, translating into MIDSHDIGSIVGAPVHDTDGDKIGTVGQVYVDPDTDQPLWATVKTGLFGTSESFVPLQEATWDRESLVVGYDKAKVKDAPRVESDGALSEEEEDSLYSYYGIGSGSASTTTTGAGTSGLDDQDDRAGVLGDRGVDADRDRDRDGIVGHDTSGPTTDDAMTRSEEQLHVGTERRETGRARLRKHVVTEEQTVTVPVSHEEVRLEREPITDANVGSATAGPDLSDEEHEVILTEERPVVEKETVPVERVKLGTETVTDEERVTEDVRHEEIDVDGDADGTVRR; encoded by the coding sequence GTGATCGACTCCCACGACATCGGCAGCATCGTCGGCGCCCCCGTGCACGACACCGACGGCGACAAGATCGGCACCGTCGGCCAGGTCTACGTCGACCCGGACACCGACCAGCCCCTCTGGGCGACCGTCAAGACGGGCCTCTTCGGCACGTCCGAGTCCTTCGTCCCGCTCCAGGAGGCCACCTGGGACCGCGAGTCGCTCGTGGTCGGCTACGACAAGGCGAAGGTCAAGGACGCGCCGCGCGTCGAGTCCGACGGCGCCCTCAGCGAGGAGGAGGAGGACAGCCTCTACTCCTACTACGGCATCGGATCCGGATCCGCGTCGACCACCACGACCGGCGCCGGCACGTCGGGCCTCGACGACCAGGACGACCGCGCGGGCGTCCTCGGTGACCGCGGCGTCGACGCCGACCGCGACCGCGACCGCGACGGCATCGTCGGGCACGACACCTCCGGCCCGACGACCGACGACGCCATGACGCGCTCCGAGGAGCAGCTGCACGTCGGCACCGAGCGCCGCGAGACGGGCCGTGCGCGCCTGCGCAAGCACGTCGTCACCGAGGAGCAGACCGTCACGGTCCCCGTCAGCCACGAGGAGGTGCGGCTCGAGCGCGAGCCCATCACGGACGCGAACGTCGGATCGGCGACCGCGGGCCCCGACCTCAGCGACGAGGAGCACGAGGTGATCCTCACCGAGGAGCGCCCCGTGGTCGAGAAGGAGACGGTCCCGGTCGAGCGCGTGAAGCTCGGCACCGAGACCGTCACCGACGAGGAGCGCGTCACCGAGGACGTCCGCCACGAGGAGATCGACGTGGACGGCGACGCGGACGGCACCGTCCGCCGCTGA
- a CDS encoding extracellular solute-binding protein: MKTSMRLGAVATVLAATVALTGCGRSSDEGAGPAAATTLGSGPATGKVTMWAMGAEGEALPAFLKAFEEQNPDVEVDVTAIPWDAAHNKIQTAIAGGTTPDIAMMGSTWMADFADAFSTVPTDLDASGSFPGALATNTVEDRAAGIPWYVDTRVLYYRTDLAAKAGWTSAPTTWDELKQMASDMRTKAGAEHGIRLPAGNDAFQGTLWMPWSNGAEIADGAKWTLDTPEMREAYEYYGSFFADGIADPDVDVSSGAQESSFVDGSTPMLIEGPFEIGQLKTVGGEGFASKFTTAVLPAKESSTSFSGGANLVVFDQAENQDAAWKLARWLNEPATQAAWYAATGDLPASQAAWQDPALQGDPTLAAFGEQLKTAKSVPVSTNWVKVGSAADSALEQIRRGTSSVPDALRKLQSDADSIGSAE, from the coding sequence GTGAAGACATCCATGCGTCTCGGCGCGGTCGCGACCGTGCTGGCGGCCACCGTCGCGCTGACCGGCTGCGGCCGGTCGTCCGACGAGGGAGCAGGCCCCGCCGCCGCGACCACCCTCGGCTCCGGGCCCGCGACCGGCAAGGTCACCATGTGGGCGATGGGCGCCGAGGGCGAGGCCCTGCCCGCGTTCCTGAAGGCCTTCGAGGAGCAGAACCCCGACGTCGAGGTCGACGTCACGGCCATCCCGTGGGACGCCGCGCACAACAAGATCCAGACCGCCATCGCGGGCGGCACCACGCCCGACATCGCGATGATGGGCTCCACGTGGATGGCGGACTTCGCCGACGCGTTCAGCACCGTCCCCACCGACCTCGACGCCAGCGGGTCGTTCCCCGGCGCCCTCGCGACGAACACCGTGGAGGACCGCGCCGCCGGCATCCCGTGGTACGTCGACACCCGTGTGCTCTACTACCGCACCGACCTCGCGGCGAAGGCCGGCTGGACGAGCGCGCCCACGACCTGGGACGAGCTCAAGCAGATGGCGTCCGACATGCGGACGAAGGCCGGCGCCGAGCACGGCATCCGCCTGCCCGCGGGCAACGACGCCTTCCAGGGCACGCTGTGGATGCCGTGGTCGAACGGCGCCGAGATCGCCGACGGCGCGAAGTGGACCCTCGACACCCCGGAGATGCGCGAGGCCTACGAGTACTACGGCAGCTTCTTCGCGGACGGCATCGCCGACCCGGACGTCGACGTCTCCTCCGGCGCGCAGGAGTCCTCGTTCGTCGACGGATCGACGCCCATGCTCATCGAGGGCCCGTTCGAGATCGGCCAGCTGAAGACCGTCGGCGGCGAGGGCTTCGCGTCGAAGTTCACCACCGCGGTGCTGCCGGCGAAGGAGTCGTCGACGTCGTTCAGCGGCGGCGCGAACCTCGTGGTGTTCGACCAGGCGGAGAACCAGGACGCCGCCTGGAAGCTCGCCCGGTGGCTGAACGAGCCGGCCACGCAGGCCGCCTGGTACGCGGCCACGGGTGATCTGCCCGCGTCCCAGGCCGCCTGGCAGGACCCCGCGCTGCAGGGCGACCCCACCCTCGCGGCCTTCGGCGAGCAGCTGAAGACGGCGAAGTCGGTGCCCGTGAGCACGAACTGGGTCAAGGTCGGATCCGCCGCCGACTCGGCGCTCGAGCAGATCCGCCGCGGCACCTCGAGCGTGCCCGATGCGCTCCGGAAGCTGCAGTCGGACGCCGACTCCATCGGCTCGGCGGAGTAG
- a CDS encoding carbohydrate ABC transporter permease — translation MAVTAEGAAGIRPGRTRSPLVARQRRRQALIAWGFCLPFVAVFAVFMLVPLVSSFAMSFTDFRATDIRSPFAVDFVGLDQYAKLFTDATFLRSIGVTAFFVVVGIPVTMVTALALALALNSGRGRIVSFFRVGFYAPVVTSIVAVSVVWRYILQPDGLLNTALAGIGIDGPNWLSDTTWALPSLVVMAVWRNVGTLMIIFLAGLQAVPEEVQEAAVMDGASPWRRLISVTLPLLRPTLLLGSVLISVGFLQFFEEAFVMTRGGPLDSTLSVAYYTYRQFGFGEYGLASAASYVLFLAIALLSLLQFRLLRSKD, via the coding sequence TTGGCCGTCACCGCAGAGGGCGCGGCCGGGATCCGTCCCGGCCGCACCCGGTCCCCGCTCGTCGCACGCCAGCGGCGCCGGCAGGCCCTCATCGCCTGGGGCTTCTGCCTCCCGTTCGTGGCCGTGTTCGCGGTCTTCATGCTCGTGCCGCTCGTCAGCTCGTTCGCGATGTCGTTCACCGACTTCCGGGCGACCGACATCCGCTCGCCGTTCGCGGTCGACTTCGTCGGCCTCGACCAGTACGCGAAGCTCTTCACGGACGCCACGTTCCTCCGCTCCATCGGCGTCACGGCCTTCTTCGTGGTCGTCGGGATCCCCGTGACGATGGTGACCGCCCTCGCGCTGGCGCTCGCGCTCAACTCGGGCCGCGGGCGCATCGTCTCGTTCTTCCGGGTCGGCTTCTACGCGCCGGTCGTGACGAGCATCGTCGCGGTGTCGGTCGTGTGGCGCTACATCCTCCAGCCGGACGGCCTGCTGAACACCGCGCTCGCGGGCATCGGGATCGACGGCCCCAACTGGCTGAGCGACACCACGTGGGCGCTGCCCTCGCTCGTCGTCATGGCGGTGTGGCGGAACGTCGGCACGCTGATGATCATCTTCCTGGCCGGCCTGCAGGCCGTGCCCGAGGAGGTCCAGGAGGCGGCCGTGATGGACGGCGCGAGCCCCTGGCGCCGCCTGATCTCGGTGACGCTGCCGCTGCTGCGCCCGACGCTGCTGCTCGGATCCGTGCTCATCTCGGTCGGCTTCCTGCAGTTCTTCGAGGAGGCGTTCGTGATGACCCGCGGCGGCCCCCTCGACTCCACGCTGTCCGTCGCGTACTACACGTACCGGCAGTTCGGCTTCGGCGAGTACGGCCTCGCCTCCGCGGCGAGCTACGTCCTCTTCCTCGCCATCGCCCTGCTGAGCCTGCTGCAGTTCCGGCTGCTGCGGTCGAAGGACTGA